A DNA window from Vibrio cidicii contains the following coding sequences:
- a CDS encoding LysR substrate-binding domain-containing protein, which translates to MKERMPPLQGLYYFYVACQQGSFKRAAEQLFVSAAAVSQQIRQLEEWLNVDLFVRQHRKVQLTTEGALLFEQAKKGFTHLQEGIRLINTDPNPNQLSVSTLPSFAQHWLVPRLTEFKSRYPHIALLLEPTNQLITFDDSRIDLCIRYGRGNYPNIESQWLMDDVMYPVCHPIYRQQHDIQTLADINRVDLIEDTWPDMDWASFLSNLGLNGGQSTLKYDGSHFVLEGALAVQGVGLVKHSLAARYIKEGKLVRIGSTALKPRYSYYMCAPTGYFRREKVQLFRQWLLDEIANFQYAYPLTDIDVINDIE; encoded by the coding sequence GTGAAAGAGAGAATGCCACCGCTGCAAGGTTTGTATTACTTTTATGTCGCATGTCAGCAAGGCAGCTTCAAGCGTGCAGCCGAGCAGTTATTTGTTTCCGCAGCCGCAGTCAGTCAGCAGATTCGACAATTGGAAGAGTGGTTAAACGTTGATCTTTTTGTTCGCCAGCATAGAAAAGTACAACTGACTACAGAAGGTGCACTGCTTTTTGAACAGGCAAAGAAAGGCTTTACCCACTTGCAAGAAGGTATTCGCTTAATCAATACCGACCCAAACCCCAATCAGCTATCGGTTTCCACTTTGCCCTCTTTTGCTCAGCATTGGTTAGTGCCTAGGTTGACCGAGTTCAAAAGCCGCTATCCTCATATCGCTCTGCTACTCGAACCAACCAATCAACTGATCACATTTGATGATTCCCGAATCGATTTATGCATTCGCTATGGACGAGGAAACTACCCCAATATTGAGAGCCAATGGCTAATGGATGACGTTATGTACCCCGTTTGTCATCCAATTTATCGGCAACAACACGATATCCAAACGCTGGCAGACATCAACCGCGTCGATCTGATTGAAGACACTTGGCCTGACATGGATTGGGCCTCTTTTCTAAGTAATCTAGGTCTTAATGGGGGACAGTCGACACTCAAATACGATGGATCGCATTTTGTTTTGGAGGGAGCCCTGGCGGTGCAGGGGGTCGGATTAGTCAAGCACTCACTAGCAGCGCGTTACATAAAAGAAGGGAAACTGGTGCGCATTGGCAGTACTGCGTTAAAGCCAAGGTATAGCTACTACATGTGCGCGCCTACTGGATATTTCCGCAGAGAGAAAGTCCAACTTTTTCGCCAGTGGCTTCTCGACGAAATAGCCAACTTTCAATACGCTTATCCTCTCACCGACATCGATGTGATCAACGATATCGAATAG